In Effusibacillus lacus, the genomic window CAAGCAAGCAATCGAATACGGATCACAGATGGTTGGCGGGGTTACACCCGGCAAAGGCGGCACGGAAGTGGAAGGGATTCCCGTTTTTGACACGGTCGCTGAAGCCAAAGCAAAAACGGGAGCCAATGCATCCGTCATCTATGTTGCGCCTGCTTTCGCAGCGGATGCGATCATGGAAGCGGTTGACGCGGATCTGGATCTTGTCATTTGCATCACGGAAGGAATCCCGGTGCTTGACATGGTCAAGGTCAAGCGGTACATGGAAGGCAAACGGACCCGCCTGATCGGACCCAACTGCCCGGGTGTCATTACTCCCGGCGAATGCAAGATTGGCATCATGCCCGGGTATATTCACATGCCAGGACGTGTCGGGGTGGTATCCCGTTCCGGAACTTTGACTTATGAAGCGGTTCATCAACTGACAACCCGCGGGATCGGTCAGTCCACAGCGGTGGGGATTGGCGGGGACCCGGTCAAAGGCACGGAATTTATCGATGTGCTGGAAATGTTCAACAACGACCCGGATACGGATGCTGTCATCATGATCGGTGAGATCGGCGGTACGGCTGAAGAAGAAGCGGCTGAGTGGATCAAAGCGAACATGAAAAAACCTGTTGCAGGATTCATCGCGGGCGCAACCGCACCTCCCGGCAAGCGTATGGGGCACGCGGGTGCCATCATTTCCGGCGGCAAGGGAACAGCGGCGGAAAAAATCGCGGTTATGAAGGAATGCGGAATTCGCGTAGCCCCGACTCCTTCCGAAATGGGTTCCACATTGGTCGAACTGTTGAAAGAGAAAGGCATGCTCGAACAGGTCATCACGAAGAAGTAACAGCACGTTTACGGGAGGCTGCCAGGCCTCCCTTTTTTCTGTCCAGCCCATCCCCCTTCCCCTAAACAATTCCCCCAGCCAAGCACAAACTCGCAGGGATTTCACGGGCCCAATTTTATCGAAAATAAGATTTCAGGAGGTTTCCATGCGTTCAGAATGTGATTATGTCCAATGGTTAATGAATGTTCCCGGGGTTGGGTATCTCCGGTGCCAGAAACTGCTTGAGAGCTATGGAAGCGCCGAAGCTGTATGGGAGGCTTCGGAGTCCGACCTGAAGGAACGTGCGGTTGTTGAAAATAAAATCGTTCAGAAAATTGTCAGTTCCAGACCCACTTATTCTTTCCTGGAACAGGAGAACTTTCTGAAGCGCCACGGAATCCGCGTCATTCACATCAGCGACCCCGATTATCCTTTCTTGTTGCAGCAGATTTACGATCCTCCCCATATTCTTTATGTAAAAGGCGAGTTTCCCCCTCCTGACGAGAGCCGTACAATGGCGGTTGTCGGTTCCCGCAATCCCACCAATTAT contains:
- the sucD gene encoding succinate--CoA ligase subunit alpha, which produces MSILINKDTKVITQGITGATGLFHTKQAIEYGSQMVGGVTPGKGGTEVEGIPVFDTVAEAKAKTGANASVIYVAPAFAADAIMEAVDADLDLVICITEGIPVLDMVKVKRYMEGKRTRLIGPNCPGVITPGECKIGIMPGYIHMPGRVGVVSRSGTLTYEAVHQLTTRGIGQSTAVGIGGDPVKGTEFIDVLEMFNNDPDTDAVIMIGEIGGTAEEEAAEWIKANMKKPVAGFIAGATAPPGKRMGHAGAIISGGKGTAAEKIAVMKECGIRVAPTPSEMGSTLVELLKEKGMLEQVITKK